The genome window CGGCGTGGCGGGAATGTTCTATCGACTCGATTATCTGGAAGCTGCCGGATATAAAGAGAGTGATATGGTGAATATTACCTGGGATAAATATATTGAGATCGGCAAGCAGGTAAAAGCGAAAACCGGTGTTGATATGCTGACCTACGATATGAACGATGTGGTGCTTCCTCATATTATGATGCAGTCCGGTGGAGAATGGTTCTTCGATAATCAAGGACAACTCAATCTCACCAAAAACAATGCACTGAAAGAAACATTAAAAACGATTAAAGCGATTAATGACGCGAAAATTGCCCGTCCTATCTCTGGTTGGTCGAGTTTTGTGGGGAGTTTTAATGCCGGAAAATCGGCGAGTGTAGTTTCTGGTGTATGGGTGATTGGTTCAATTAAAAGCGCTGAAGATCAGAAAGGAAAATGGCGTGTCGCACCGATTCCACGGTTGAACCTCGACAACGCGGTACATGCCTCCAATCAGGGGGGATCGAGCTGGTATGTCTTAAAAGGGGGCAAAAACACCAAACAGGCGATTGAGTTTTTGCAGAAAACCTTCGCGGCGGATAGCAATATGTATCAAACCCTTTTGGTCGATCGTGGGGCGCTCGCCACCTTCCTTCCAGCCACTTCCGGCCCTGCTTACGCGGTACACGATCCGTTCTTTGGCGGGCAAGCCGTGTTCGCTGATTTTTCTAAATGGGTGACTGAAATCCCACAGGTTTCCTACGGTATGTATACCCAGGAAGTTGATAACGCCATTGCTGCTGAAATACCTGCATTACTGAAAGGCGATTCTGTCGATGACGTGTTAAAACGCGCTGAAACGACATTAAAAAATCAGATTATGCAGTAGCGAGTGTGAGCTTGAGGGCGGGAAGCCCTCAAGCATTTCTCTCCAGAAATCGATGGTGTGATAATGATGTATAAACCTAAAATGAATAGGCTTTATAACATTAACGGCTGGGCTTTTGTCGCTACCGCTGTTGGGTTAATTGCCTTAATGACGATATACCCTATTTTCAAATCACTTTGGCTCTCTTTTCAGTCTGGCCGTGGTGTGGTGACTCAATTTGTTGGCCTGGGAAATATCATTCGTTTATTCAATGATCCTATGTTCAAAACGGCACTTTGGAATACGCTGACCTTTCTGGTAATCCAAGTCCCGATTATGATTTTATTATCATTGGCTATTTCTTCTTGTTTGAATTCGTCTCAGCTTAAATATCGCCAGTGGTTTAGAATAGCGATCTTCTTACCCTGTGTGACTTCACTGGTTGCTTACTCAATTCTTTTCAAAAGTATGTTTGAACTGGACGGCGTAATTAATTCATTCTTGCTGTTTATTCATGTTATTGACGATCCGATCCCGTGGCTATCCGATCCTTTCTGGGCGAAGGTGACCATCATTATTGCCATTACATGGCGTTGGACAGGATATAACATGATATTCTACCTTTCCGCAATGCAGAATATTGATAAGTCGATTTATGAGGCCGCCCGAGTTGATGGCGTCAGCCCAATTAAG of Pectobacterium carotovorum contains these proteins:
- a CDS encoding ABC transporter substrate-binding protein, with the translated sequence MKIKNKVSTLFAVSFLTLGLSSHSLAAEVTVWAWDPNFNVAAMHEASSIYKKSDPSFSLKVIDSGKEDIEQKLNTMLASGVKNSLPDIVLIEDYNAQKYLQAYPDSFIPLQDAIDYSQFAPYKTKVMTVGNKVYGVPFDSGVAGMFYRLDYLEAAGYKESDMVNITWDKYIEIGKQVKAKTGVDMLTYDMNDVVLPHIMMQSGGEWFFDNQGQLNLTKNNALKETLKTIKAINDAKIARPISGWSSFVGSFNAGKSASVVSGVWVIGSIKSAEDQKGKWRVAPIPRLNLDNAVHASNQGGSSWYVLKGGKNTKQAIEFLQKTFAADSNMYQTLLVDRGALATFLPATSGPAYAVHDPFFGGQAVFADFSKWVTEIPQVSYGMYTQEVDNAIAAEIPALLKGDSVDDVLKRAETTLKNQIMQ
- a CDS encoding carbohydrate ABC transporter permease; this translates as MMYKPKMNRLYNINGWAFVATAVGLIALMTIYPIFKSLWLSFQSGRGVVTQFVGLGNIIRLFNDPMFKTALWNTLTFLVIQVPIMILLSLAISSCLNSSQLKYRQWFRIAIFLPCVTSLVAYSILFKSMFELDGVINSFLLFIHVIDDPIPWLSDPFWAKVTIIIAITWRWTGYNMIFYLSAMQNIDKSIYEAARVDGVSPIKQFFFITIPLLKPVILFTSVTSTIGTLQLFDEAMNITNGGPANATLTLSLYIYNLSFKFVPNFGYAATVSYVIVVFSAILALIQFKAARKG